From a single Amphiprion ocellaris isolate individual 3 ecotype Okinawa chromosome 18, ASM2253959v1, whole genome shotgun sequence genomic region:
- the LOC111572844 gene encoding chimeric ERCC6-PGBD3 protein-like codes for MTARRRFAAQRFMQQLFSSLPCEECEDYEDEAIQEDEQEERFMQQLISSLPGEEDNEDEAIREEEDEEGRGRGNGRRGWRRKEEERNREREESISRRREREREDRRTRQLRRQREKSDREREERGRRTKEEERNREESVSRRREDRRTRQPGGQREKSGREREERRRGRGRKEEERNREESVSRRREDRRTRQPGGQREKSGREREERRTGWRRKEEQRNREREESISRRRERERNERGTRQLRRQRERSYREREERREEEEDEDEQEENTRFVARKVLQETRSHKPRSDPEEEDDDEERRQQCQEREEDEQENVSRPVTEEEEEEEEEEEEEEEEEEGDEEEGEGEDTQPEQENVISFLEDEEEDPPEQKNASSSSEEEEEEEEEEEDPPEQTNATSEEEEEEEEEEEEEEEQEQEQEQEEQEEDIRLVARETFLSRNGKITWSSTPYQTAGQRQQQQQQQPWPPGPTAYAASNARDIVSTFFLFLTREIDEIILEETNREGLRKYGRDGWKRMDEIDLHAYMGLLILAGVYRSRGEATASLWDAESGRAIFRATMSLKVFHVYSKLVRFDDRETRAERRASDKLAAVRKVWDAWVKRLPILYNPGPHVTVDEQLVPFRGRCPFRQYMPSKPARYGIKSWVACDARSSYAWKMQVYTGKKPAAAAAAAEGEKRQQGRRLGGSEKLAARVVLDMTEGLTGRNVTCDNFFTSYELAQQLLRDRNNTMLGTIRKNKPELPTALLAVRGRRVLSSKFAFTRDTALVSYLAKKNKNVLLLSTFHARDADAVGRRRADNKPAVVLDYNSNKGGVDNLDKVVGAYSCRRMTARWPLAVFHNILDVSSYDAFVIWRELNPDWLPGRRNKRRVFLERLGKALVAPLIQRRARLPSAEAAAAVVKAHRLAAAGGVDRDGGGGVASPPPPPPPPPPPPPPPPPPPPSSSPSLRPRTDLVSAPGPSSGAEPSAAAQARAPTSKARIEPPMPASKRKRCQVCPSSKDCKTHNMCRGCEKYICRGCALLYCAACANSSCSSLERGSL; via the exons ATGACGGCGCGACGACGTTTCGCCGCTCAAAGGTTCATGCAACAGCTTTTTTCCAGCTTGCCGTGTGAAGAATGCGAAGATTACGAAGATGAAGCGATACAAGAAGACGAACAGGAAGAAAGGTTCATGCAACAGCTTATTTCCAGCTTGCCGGGTGAAGAAGATAACGAAGATGAAGCGATaagagaagaagaggatgaagagggtCGGGGGCGAGGGAACGGGAGAAGAGGGTGGcgaaggaaggaagaggagcGGAATCGAGAGCGCGAAGAGAGCATTTCGCGACGGCGAGAGCGAGAGCGAGAGGACAGGAGGACGAGGCAGCTGAGACGGCAGCGGGAAAAGAGCGATCGGGAGCGAGAGGAGAGGGGACGGCGAAcgaaggaagaggagaggaatcGAGAGGAGAGCGTTTCGCGACGGCGAGAGGACAGGAGGACGAGGCAGCCAGGAGGGCAGCGGGAAAAGAGCGGTCGGGagcgagaggagaggagaaggggacggggaaggaaggaagaggagaggaatcGAGAGGAGAGCGTTTCGCGACGACGAGAGGACAGGAGGACGAGGCAGCCGGGAGGGCAGCGGGAGAAGAGCGGTCGGGAGCGAGAAGAAAGGAGAACGGGGtggagaaggaaggaagagcaGAGGAATCGAGAGCGAGAGGAAAGCATTTCAAGACGGCGAGAGCGAGAACGAAATGAAAGGGGGACGAGGCAGCTGCGACGGCAGCGGGAGAGGAGCTATCGGGAgcgagaggagagaagagaggaggaggaggatgaggacgaACAGGAGGAGAACACGAGGTTCGTCGCCAGAAAAGTTCTTCAAGAGACCCGGTCCCACAAACCTCGCTCGGACCCCGAGGAGGAGGATGACGATGAGGAAAGGCGACAGCAGTGTCAAGAACGAGAGGAGGATGAGCAGGAGAACGTAAGCCGGCCGGTCaccgaagaagaagaagaagaagaagaagaagaagaagaagaagaagaagaagaagaaggagatgaagaagaaggagaaggagaagacacCCAACCAGAGCAAGAAAATGTAATATCATTCttagaagacgaagaagaagaccCACCAGAGCAGAAAAATGCATCCTCAtcttcagaagaagaagaagaagaagaagaagaagaagaagacccaCCAGAGCAGACAAATGCAAcctcagaagaagaagaagaagaagaagaagaagaagaagaagaagaagaacaagaacaagaacaagaacaagaagaacaagaagaagataTCCGTCTTGTTGCACGAGAGACGTTCCTGTCGAGAAACGGGAAAATAACTTGGTCCTCTACACCGTACCAAACGGCggggcagcggcagcagcagcagcagcagcagccctggCCGCCTGGACCCACGGCCTACGCGGCTTCCAACGCCCGAGACATCGTCTCGAcattcttcctcttcctcacgCGGGAAATAGACGAAATCATTCTGGAGGAGACTAATCGCGAGGGTCTTAGGAAATACGGAAGAGACGGTTGGAAGCGGATGGACGAGATTGACCTGCACGCCTACATGGGGCTGCTCATCCTAGCCGGCGTGTACAGGTCCCGAGGCGAGGCCACCGCCAGCCTGTGGGATGCGGAGAGCGGACGTGCGATTTTCCGTGCCACGATGTCCCTCAAAGTCTTTCACGTTTACTCGAAGCTGGTGCGGTTTGACGACCGTGAGACGAGAGCGGAGAGACGAGCCTCGGACAAGCTGGCGGCCGTGAGAAAGGTCTGGGACGCGTGGGTCAAACGGCTACCGATCCTGTACAACCCCGGGCCTCACGTCACGGTGGATGAGCAACTGGTTCCGTTCAGAG GTCGTTGTCCCTTTCGACAGTATATGCCCAGCAAGCCTGCCAGGTACGGGATCAAGTCGTGGGTGGCCTGCGATGCCAGATCCAGCTACGCTTGGAAAATGCAAGTTTACACGGGGAAGAAGCCCGCAGCAGCGGCCGCCGCCGCAGAGGGTGAGAAGCGACAACAGGGACGACGACTAGGAGGCTCGGAGAAGCTGGCAGCCCGCGTGGTGCTCGACATGACGGAGGGCCTGACGGGCCGTAACGTCACCTGCGACAATTTCTTCACTTCCTACGAACTCGCGCAGCAGCTCCTCCGCGATAGGAACAACACCATGCTCGGCACGATCAGAAAGAACAAACCCGAGCTCCCGACCGCCCTGCTCGCGGTCCGAGGCAGACGGGTCCTCTCCTCCAAGTTCGCCTTCACGCGCGACACCGCGCTGGTCTCCTACCTggccaagaaaaacaagaacgtGCTGCTGCTCAGCACGTTCCACGCACGGGACGCGGACGCCGTCGGCCGGCGGCGTGCGGACAATAAGCCCGCCGTCGTCCTGGACTACAACTCCAACAAAGGCGGCGTGGACAACCTGGACAAAGTCGTAGGCGCATACAGCTGCAGGAGGATGACGGCGCGCTGGCCCCTCGCCGTCTTCCACAACATTCTCGACGTGTCCTCCTACGACGCCTTCGTGATATGGAGAGAGCTCAACCCGGACTGGTTGCCCGGCAGGCGCAACAAGAGGAGGGTGTTTCTCGAGCGCCTGGGAAAGGCGCTCGTCGCTCCGCTCATCCAACGGAGGGCTCGCCTGCCGAGCGCAGAAGCGGCCGCGGCGGTCGTGAAAGCCCATCGGCTGGCGGCCGCGGGGGGTGTCGACAGGGACGGCGGCGGGGGAGtcgcttctcctcctcctcctcctcctcctcctcctcctcctcctcctcctcctcctcctcctcctccttcttcttcccctTCTCTCCGTCCTCGGACGGATCTCGTCTCGGCGCCGGGCCCTTCGTCGGGGGCTGAGCCTTCTGCTGCGGCCCAGGCCCGGGCCCCCACTTCCAAGGCTCGTATCGAACCGCCCATGCCCGCGAGTAAGAGAAAGAGGTGTCAAGTCTGTCCCTCCAGTAAGGACTGTAAAACGCACAACATGTGCCGCGGCTGCGAGAAATACATATGCAGAGGCTGCGCGCTCCTGTACTGCGCCGCGTGTGCCAACTCCTCCTGCTCGTCCTTGGAGCGTGGGTCACTTTGA